In Brachypodium distachyon strain Bd21 chromosome 2, Brachypodium_distachyon_v3.0, whole genome shotgun sequence, one genomic interval encodes:
- the LOC104582617 gene encoding BAG family molecular chaperone regulator 8, chloroplastic: MSHHHHHHDPPPPAACCGCGCGCSAPAPPCGYYPAPLPQPASGSDHLLHAIAAHLLLNSGAPPPSPQQHLQPQPQAPPPAPHHANLYSYAAYQSQYQQAPAPPLHHHHQQQQQTNPPGPDHGQLLLHSLLRRVAALETTLPGCFPSPPPPLHPNHHHPRPQHRASAAHQEEAPPSPPPPPRRRRGPSEAELAARTIQEHFRRFLARRSRTLRQLKELAMLRSKAASLRGSLSGRRRCADPAVVTESVMRLLQHLEGIQGGDPMIREGKHAVSRELCRILEFVNKVLVKDHHENKDEYPEGCNGPPGLNRPTVNKKVSFHCNGAEKEANESSDSSSSAEADERKGKDSKKTDNGKPGLAAPVPVHMEDF, encoded by the exons ATGTctcatcaccaccaccaccacgatCCGCCCCCGCCTGCCgcctgctgcggctgcggatgcgggtgctcggcgccggcgccgccatgcGGCTACTAcccggcgccgctgccccaGCCGGCCTCCGGGTCCGACCACCTCCTCCACGCCATCGCCGCCCACCTGCTCCTCAACTCCGGCGCCCCCCCGCCTTCCCCGCAGCAGCACCTTCAGCCCCAGCCGCAGGCGcctccccctgccccgcaCCACGCGAATCTCTACTCCTACGCGGCGTATCAGTCCCAGTACCAACAGGCGCCTGCTCCGCCgctgcatcatcatcatcagcagcagcagcagacgaACCCGCCCGGGCCCGACCAcggccagctgctgctccactCGCTCCTGCGCCGCGTGGCCGCGCTCGAGACGACCCTGCCGGGCTGCTTCccgtcccctcctcctccgctccaccctaaccaccaccaccctcgCCCGCAGCACCGGGCCTCAGCCGCGCACCAGGAGGAGGCCCcgccctcgcctcctcctcctccccggcggcggcgcgggccgtccgaggcggagctcgcggcgcGCACGATCCAGGAGCACTTCCGCCGCTTCCTGGCGCGGCGCTCCCGCACGCTGCGccagctcaaggagctcgcCATGCTCCGATCCAAGGCCGCGTCGCTCCGGGGTTccctctccggccgccgccggtgcgcCGACCCTGCCGTCGTCACCGAGTCAGTCATGCGCCTTCTCCAACATCTAGAGGGGATCCAG GGAGGGGACCCAATGATCCGGGAGGGAAAGCACGCGGTGAGCCGGGAGCTCTGCCGGATATTGGAGTTCGTCAACAAGGTGCTGGTCAAGGATCATCACGAGAACAAGGACGAGTATCCTGAAGGTTGCAATGGTCCACCCGGGCTGAATCGCCCAACTGTGAACAAGAAGGTAAGTTTCCATTGTAATGGGGCTGAGAAGGAGGCTAATGAAAGCTCTGATAGCTCCAGTTCCGCGGAAGCTGATGAGAGGAAGGGCAAGGATAGCAAGAAGACTGACAATGGCAAGCCTGGGCTTGCAGCACCAGTGCCTGTGCACATGGAGGATTTCTGA
- the LOC100838386 gene encoding uncharacterized protein LOC100838386, whose amino-acid sequence MAATSVASAPRPLRLTQRRALGSPCHHHAPPLFPGRRLRLAVSASAATEETSGGGPGRFYFNFTGFPFPLGPFLNRRTIRTEAVKGSVWLFEQEQALGFSSVSVNTRMTVVKLRSGGLWVHAPIAPTKECIQLLKELGAPVEHIVLPTFAYEHKIFLGPFSRKFPKAQVWVAPRQWSWPVNLPLEFFGVFRSKPLKDEDIETPWAAEIEQKVLSSPEVGIGPYVEVAFYHKPSRTLLVTDAVIFVPRQPPDCISKESLLAAAKNGLAVKILSKGKEVSDEPVVDNKLSRQKGWERMVLQILFLGPSNLLEPNASFAQMSQKLIVSPIVKTLVFSKVPEKVRDWVDRIAADWPFRRIIPAHFAAPINASRSDFLAAFSFLDDFLPERPTVSPGLSLIFASFMGKAASYFPPDDMKTLSSLDDFLVSVGAVKKTVSGRKR is encoded by the exons ATGGCAGCCACATCCGTCGCCTCCGCCCCGCGGCCGCTCCGCTTGACGCAGCGCCGGGCGCTCGGGTCGCCCTGCCACCACCACGCCCCGCCGCTCTTCCCCGGCCGCAGGCTGCGCCTCGCAGtctcggcctccgccgccaccgaggagaccagcggcggcgggcccggGCGGTTCTACTTCAACTTCACCGGCTTCCCCTTCCCTCTAGGCCCCTTCCTCAACCGCCGCACAATCCGCACCGAG GCCGTGAAGGGCAGCGTATGGCTGTTCGAGCAGGAGCAGGCGCTGGGATTCAGCAGCGTCTCCGTCAACACCCGCATGACCGTCGTCAAGCTCAGGTCCGGCGGGCTCTGGGTGCACGCCCCCATCGCTCCCACCAAAGAATGCATCCAG CTGCTCAAGGAGCTGGGCGCGCCGGTGGAGCACATTGTGCTGCCGACCTTCGCGTACGAGCACAAGATCTTCCTCGGGCCCTTCTCCAGGAAGTTCCCCAAAGCGCAGGTATGGGTGGCGCCGCGGCAATGGAGCTGGCCTGTTAACCTGCCGCTCGAGTTCTTCGGGGTCTTCCGGTCCAAGCCCCTCAAAGACGAGGACATTGAGACCCCGTGGGCCGCCGAGATCGAGCAGAAGGTTCTCAGCTCGCCGGAAGTTG GGATTGGGCCTTATGTGGAGGTGGCGTTCTACCATAAGCCTTCGCGGACGTTGCTAGTTACGGATGCTGTAATTTTTGTTCCTCGGCAGCCGCCTGATTGTATCAGTAAAGAATCGTTGCTGGCAGCTGCCAAGAACGGCTTGGCAGTGAAGATATTGAGCAAAGGGAAAGAGGTTTCCGATGAGCCGGTTGTGGACAATAAGCTGAGCCGGCAGAAAG GATGGGAGAGGATGGTACTTCAGATATTGTTTCTTGGCCCCTCAAACCTTTTAGAGCCAAACGCAAGCTTCGCGCAAATGTCGCAAAAGTTGATTGTTTCACCAATCGTCAAGACACTCGTTTTCAGCAAAGTTCCAGAGAAG GTGAGAGACTGGGTAGACAGGATCGCCGCGGACTGGCCTTTCAGGCGGATCATCCCTGCGCACTTTGCGGCCCCAATCAATGCGAGCCGATCCGACTTCTTGGCTGCCTTCAGTTTCCTCGACGACTTCCTCCCGGAGCGCCCCACCGTGTCTCCAGGCCTCTCCCTCATCTTCGCCTCGTTCATGGGCAAGGCGGCCAGCTACTTCCCCCCGGACGACATGAAGACCCTCTCCTCCCTGGATGACTTCTTGGTCTCTGTCGGCGCAGTCAAGAAGACCGTCTCTGGAAGGAAGCGATGA
- the LOC104582618 gene encoding uncharacterized protein LOC104582618, with protein sequence MGRSWPWTLRVLFLASLLLLCSALPPPSPPPPRRGTEVAAADEALLARMCDPRGSPPAWCHELRLRRRRGRRHHHRRTPPVPLPPPGPGRDDGGEEEEIDMRYGVAKRRVPTGPNPLHN encoded by the coding sequence ATGGGGCGTTCTTGGCCTTGGACCCTCCGCGTCCTCTTCTTGGCgtccctgctcctcctctgctccgccCTTCCTCCGccatcgcctccgccgccgcgccgagggacggaggtggcggccgccgacgaggcGCTGCTCGCCCGGATGTGCGACCCGCGCGGCTCGCCCCCGGCCTGGTGCCACGAGCTCCGCCTCAGGCGCCgcaggggccgccgccaccaccaccggcgcacgccgccggtgccgctgcCCCCGCCTGGCCCGGGCCGCGAcgacggcggggaggaggaggagatcgacaTGCGCTACGGCGTCGCCAAGCGGCGCGTCCCCACGGGGCCCAACCCGCTGCACAACTGA